In Streptococcus uberis, a single window of DNA contains:
- a CDS encoding class I SAM-dependent rRNA methyltransferase, with the protein MNKLYINSFVEKKIANGVQLLDEKDFDHLDETDQLVELFSKSNHSIGFAYLSKQNKGIGWFLGKTVNTLNQEYFETLFQNAKIRRKSESRSDDTNAYRVFNQDGDFFGGLTIDLYADYALFTWYNTYVFQLKEVIVKAFQTIFPEILGAYEKMRFKDTFEESAHLYGVEAPEKFLILENGVNYSVFLNDGLMTGIFLDQHNVRKELVDGLALGKTVLNLFSYTAAFSVAAAMGGAIETRSVDLAKRSIELSQAHFIENGLDLSQHYFHVMDVFEYFKYAKRKQLTFDIIVIDPPSFARNKKRVFSVLKDYHKLITEALEILNPNGTIIASTNASNMTKEQFKKQILKGFGNHKIEEMQLQQLPHDFTVNKADERSNYLKVFTIKVKE; encoded by the coding sequence ATGAATAAACTCTATATAAATTCTTTTGTTGAAAAAAAGATAGCAAATGGGGTACAATTATTAGATGAAAAGGACTTTGATCACTTAGATGAAACTGATCAATTGGTAGAACTCTTTTCAAAATCTAATCATTCTATCGGCTTTGCCTATCTTTCAAAACAAAATAAAGGAATTGGCTGGTTTCTTGGGAAGACTGTTAATACTTTAAACCAAGAATATTTTGAAACCTTATTTCAAAATGCCAAAATAAGGCGAAAAAGTGAATCTCGGTCTGATGATACAAATGCTTATCGCGTTTTTAACCAAGACGGTGATTTCTTTGGTGGTCTCACCATTGATCTTTATGCAGATTACGCTCTATTCACTTGGTACAATACCTATGTTTTTCAGTTGAAAGAGGTCATCGTTAAAGCTTTCCAAACTATTTTTCCAGAAATCCTTGGTGCCTATGAGAAAATGCGCTTTAAGGATACTTTCGAGGAATCGGCTCACTTATACGGTGTGGAAGCTCCAGAAAAATTTTTGATTTTAGAAAACGGTGTGAACTATAGTGTCTTTCTAAATGACGGTTTAATGACGGGGATTTTCCTTGATCAGCATAATGTCAGAAAAGAGTTAGTAGATGGACTAGCTTTAGGTAAGACAGTGCTCAATCTTTTTTCCTATACTGCAGCTTTTTCAGTTGCCGCAGCGATGGGAGGTGCTATTGAAACTCGATCGGTTGATTTAGCTAAAAGATCTATAGAGTTGTCTCAAGCCCATTTTATTGAAAATGGCTTGGATCTAAGTCAGCATTATTTTCATGTTATGGATGTTTTTGAGTATTTTAAATATGCAAAAAGAAAACAACTAACTTTTGATATCATCGTAATTGATCCTCCAAGTTTTGCTCGTAATAAGAAAAGAGTATTTTCTGTCTTGAAGGATTATCATAAATTAATTACAGAAGCACTTGAAATTTTAAATCCAAATGGAACGATTATTGCATCAACAAATGCTTCAAATATGACAAAGGAGCAATTTAAAAAGCAAATTTTGAAAGGCTTTGGTAATCATAAGATTGAAGAGATGCAGTTACAACAACTTCCCCATGATTTTACAGTTAATAAAGCAGATGAAAGAAGTAATTATTTAAAGGTATTTACAATAAAGGTAAAAGAATGA
- a CDS encoding YlbF/YmcA family competence regulator produces the protein MTQEIYEYANKIERALRNLPEYKKVVAAKEDIEKDSEASNIFEEFFKLQAKLKEMIQNGQTPSNEEQETIHQLSGKIESNELLKAYFEAQQSLSVYINDIERIIFNPLKDLI, from the coding sequence ATGACACAAGAAATCTATGAGTATGCTAATAAAATAGAACGGGCACTTCGTAATTTGCCAGAATATAAAAAAGTCGTAGCCGCAAAAGAAGATATCGAAAAAGACAGTGAAGCTAGTAACATTTTTGAAGAATTTTTCAAATTACAAGCAAAGTTAAAGGAAATGATTCAAAACGGTCAAACGCCTTCTAACGAAGAACAAGAGACCATTCATCAATTAAGCGGTAAAATCGAGTCTAATGAGTTATTGAAGGCTTACTTTGAAGCACAACAAAGCCTCTCAGTTTACATTAACGATATTGAACGCATTATTTTCAATCCATTGAAAGACCTCATTTAG
- the aroC gene encoding chorismate synthase yields the protein MRYLTAGESHGPSLTTIIEGIPSGLELSSEVINLELKRRQGGYGRGARMTIENDKVSITSGVRHGKTTGAPITLIIENKDHKKWTDIMAVEDLPDKLKRKRKVIHPRPGHADLVGGIKYGYSDLRNALERSSARETAARVAVGAVAKCLLSQLGIETMHHVSVFGGVTIDIPETLTYEELRTKAQKSELSIVNSEQEVEIKTYIDQIKKDGDTLGGVVQTIVTGVPVGLGSYVQWDKKLDAKLAQAVMSINAFKGVEFGEGFAMGYQKGSEVMDEIIWSEEEGYSRKSNHLGGFEGGVTNGQPLLIKGVMKPIPTLYKPLQSVNIETHQPYKASVERSDPTALPAAGVVMENVVATVLAQEILEKFSSDTMKELTKAFQDYTNYTKRY from the coding sequence ATGAGATATTTAACAGCTGGTGAATCTCACGGTCCGTCCTTAACGACCATTATTGAAGGAATACCATCAGGTTTAGAACTAAGTTCAGAAGTTATTAATCTTGAGTTAAAAAGAAGACAGGGGGGCTATGGCAGGGGTGCCAGAATGACCATTGAAAATGATAAGGTCAGTATTACATCAGGTGTCAGACACGGCAAAACAACAGGTGCTCCCATTACATTAATTATTGAAAATAAAGACCACAAAAAGTGGACGGATATTATGGCTGTTGAAGACCTACCTGATAAATTGAAGCGAAAACGCAAGGTTATCCATCCGCGTCCAGGACATGCTGATTTGGTTGGAGGGATAAAATATGGTTACTCTGATTTACGAAATGCACTAGAGAGATCTTCGGCGCGTGAAACTGCTGCCCGGGTTGCTGTCGGTGCAGTAGCTAAATGTTTATTAAGTCAATTAGGTATAGAGACCATGCATCATGTCTCTGTTTTTGGCGGGGTTACTATTGATATTCCTGAGACACTAACCTATGAAGAATTAAGAACAAAGGCTCAAAAGTCAGAGCTTTCAATTGTCAACTCAGAACAAGAAGTAGAAATTAAAACCTATATAGACCAGATAAAGAAAGATGGTGATACATTAGGAGGGGTTGTTCAAACAATCGTGACTGGTGTACCTGTCGGATTAGGCTCTTATGTTCAATGGGATAAAAAATTGGATGCCAAATTAGCACAGGCAGTTATGTCAATAAATGCTTTTAAAGGTGTTGAATTTGGGGAAGGTTTTGCCATGGGATATCAAAAAGGTTCTGAGGTGATGGATGAGATTATTTGGAGTGAAGAAGAAGGTTATAGTCGCAAAAGTAACCATCTCGGAGGATTTGAAGGAGGGGTTACAAATGGTCAACCCCTCTTAATAAAAGGTGTCATGAAACCTATTCCTACACTTTATAAACCCTTGCAATCTGTAAATATAGAAACACATCAACCCTATAAAGCTAGCGTTGAACGCTCAGATCCTACAGCATTACCAGCAGCAGGTGTTGTCATGGAAAATGTGGTAGCAACAGTTTTAGCGCAAGAAATTTTAGAAAAGTTCTCTTCTGATACCATGAAAGAACTAACGAAAGCATTTCAAGACTACACCAACTATACAAAACGCTATTAA
- the gorA gene encoding glutathione-disulfide reductase, producing MVEHFDYIVIGGGSAGIASANRAAIHGAKVLLVEANDIGGTCVNLGCVPKKVMWYGAQVAETIHTYAKDYGFNIAESQFHFETLKKNRQAYIDRIHASYQRGFETNGVTHLKGFARFKESHLIEVNGVDYSAPHILIATGGRPKVPEIPGAEYGITSDGFFELDAIPKRTAVVGAGYIAVEIAGVLNALGSKTSLLVRHDRPLRAFDKDIVQSLVKEMVSGGIELITETSVEEVLKNDNQSLTLKLNNGKTLEVDQVIWAIGRQPNVDGFGLENLPLTFTEKGFIQTDAYENTSIPGIYAVGDVNGKLALTPVAVAAGRRLSERLFNQKTNEKLDYDNVATVIFSHPSIGSIGLSEEAAIEKYGQDKINVYQSQFTSMYTAVTSHRQACLMKLITLGPEEKIIGLHGIGYGVDEMIQGFAVAIKMGATKADFDNTVAIHPTGAEEFVTMR from the coding sequence ATAGTGGAGCATTTTGATTATATTGTAATTGGCGGTGGTAGTGCGGGTATTGCTTCAGCAAATAGGGCTGCAATACATGGTGCAAAAGTCTTATTAGTTGAGGCTAATGACATTGGGGGAACCTGTGTCAATTTAGGTTGCGTTCCCAAAAAAGTGATGTGGTATGGTGCTCAAGTAGCCGAAACCATCCATACTTACGCAAAAGATTATGGCTTTAACATAGCAGAAAGTCAATTTCATTTTGAAACCCTAAAGAAGAACAGACAAGCCTATATTGATCGCATCCATGCATCCTATCAAAGAGGTTTTGAGACGAATGGAGTAACTCATCTCAAAGGATTTGCACGTTTTAAAGAAAGCCATCTTATCGAGGTTAATGGGGTTGACTACAGTGCCCCCCATATCTTGATAGCTACAGGTGGCAGGCCCAAAGTGCCAGAAATTCCGGGTGCAGAATATGGTATCACCTCAGATGGATTTTTTGAACTGGATGCTATTCCTAAGAGAACAGCAGTGGTTGGAGCAGGCTATATAGCTGTTGAAATTGCAGGTGTTTTAAATGCACTTGGTTCAAAAACATCACTCTTAGTCCGACATGATAGACCTTTAAGAGCATTTGATAAGGATATTGTCCAAAGCTTAGTGAAAGAGATGGTATCTGGAGGAATAGAATTAATTACAGAAACGAGTGTTGAAGAAGTCCTCAAAAATGACAATCAATCCCTAACCTTAAAACTTAATAATGGTAAAACTCTTGAGGTTGATCAAGTGATTTGGGCAATTGGTCGACAACCGAATGTTGACGGTTTTGGTTTAGAAAATCTGCCATTAACATTTACTGAAAAGGGATTTATCCAAACAGATGCCTATGAAAACACCTCAATTCCAGGTATTTATGCTGTTGGAGATGTCAATGGGAAACTGGCCTTGACTCCAGTCGCTGTAGCAGCAGGAAGACGACTATCAGAACGCCTTTTTAATCAAAAAACCAATGAAAAATTAGATTACGATAATGTCGCAACGGTTATTTTCAGTCACCCCTCTATTGGCTCAATTGGTTTAAGTGAAGAAGCTGCTATTGAAAAGTATGGGCAAGATAAAATTAATGTTTATCAATCACAGTTCACTTCAATGTATACAGCAGTGACAAGTCATCGTCAAGCTTGTTTAATGAAACTCATAACTCTTGGTCCAGAGGAAAAAATCATTGGCTTACATGGTATTGGTTATGGAGTTGATGAAATGATCCAAGGATTTGCTGTAGCTATAAAAATGGGGGCAACAAAAGCAGACTTTGATAACACAGTAGCTATCCATCCGACCGGTGCAGAAGAATTTGTCACCATGCGTTAA
- the aroD gene encoding type I 3-dehydroquinate dehydratase: MKIVAPIMPTNFEEAQTIDVSKYEGVDLIEWRADFLPKEDIITVAPAIFEKFAGREIIFTLRTRQEGGQIELTDREYLDLIKEINAIYNPDFIDFEYFSHKAVFNEMLDFPNLVLSYHNFEETPENLMESFSEMTKLAPRVVKIAVMPKNEQDVLNLMNYTRGFKALNPEQTYATMSMGKLGRISRLAGDIVGSSWTFVSIDEASAPGQVSLCDMKKIIDILDSDM, translated from the coding sequence ATGAAAATAGTAGCTCCAATCATGCCAACAAATTTTGAAGAAGCTCAGACCATTGACGTTTCTAAATACGAAGGTGTCGATTTAATCGAATGGCGAGCGGACTTTCTTCCTAAAGAGGATATTATTACAGTTGCTCCAGCTATCTTTGAAAAATTTGCAGGTAGAGAAATAATCTTTACGCTTAGAACGCGTCAAGAAGGTGGTCAGATTGAACTAACCGATCGAGAATATCTTGATTTGATTAAGGAAATCAATGCCATTTACAATCCAGATTTTATTGATTTTGAATATTTTTCACATAAAGCAGTTTTTAACGAGATGTTAGATTTTCCAAATCTTGTCTTGTCATATCATAATTTTGAAGAGACACCAGAAAATTTAATGGAATCATTTTCTGAAATGACTAAACTTGCCCCTCGTGTTGTTAAAATTGCCGTGATGCCTAAAAATGAACAAGATGTTCTTAATCTGATGAATTATACTAGAGGATTCAAAGCTCTTAATCCTGAACAAACATATGCCACCATGTCTATGGGGAAATTAGGACGTATTTCTCGCTTAGCAGGTGATATTGTTGGTTCATCTTGGACATTTGTATCCATTGATGAGGCTAGTGCACCTGGACAAGTGTCACTATGTGATATGAAAAAAATCATTGATATTTTAGATTCGGATATGTAA